From the Borrelia puertoricensis genome, one window contains:
- the flhA gene encoding flagellar biosynthesis protein FlhA, whose protein sequence is MLDARKNSVLVYFGLNNKADLVVSVGLILVVASFILPLPAFILDALIAVNLIISLLVMLIVLYSKRSLDFSVFPTLLLVMTIFGLVLNISSTRLILIKGISFDGQMIRAFGTFVVGSSGTQGLFVGFIIFLIIIAVQFIVITKGATRVAEVAARFALDALPGKQMAIDSAYSSGNLTEEEATRQKNDLQAEVNFYGAMDGASKFVSGNVKVGFLITLINILGGLIIGVTLQGLSFSDAVNNYVSLTVGDGLVSQLPALLISTATGLIVTRSISKNSFGVEIIEQFTSYSGIYWIVSGFLLFLAFLPGFPTLTLILLGVLMVFLAYSLSNLDKNRELHERQKAEEQILSYADKEIAPVVPLDPLALEIGYNLVPIVDDSKTSELLDRIVKIRREIALELGIVVPKIRIVDNMRLEPNEYSFKLRGVEIGHGEIKLGKFLVINVGSDSGIEGDLTKDPSFGLPSLWVNDNGREIAEKLGYTVVDPPSIIATHMTELIKRHAYEILTRQDVQNILDIFKKDYGAIVEEVLKNFSVGEIQRVLQGLLKEQVSIRNLVTIFETIADFTSITKDTFFLIEKCRQAIGRQIVSGYLNSNLELNVITINPEFEQKIIDSRFETNNDLISSLEPNLKTKFIYELFRLVNEVQSQGYYPVILSSESARPVIRVLTSRELPDIVIISVLEVPKNVKVNVLKTVEVEE, encoded by the coding sequence TTGTTGGATGCAAGAAAAAATTCTGTATTAGTATATTTTGGACTTAATAATAAAGCGGACTTGGTAGTTTCAGTTGGCTTAATACTTGTTGTTGCTAGTTTTATTTTGCCACTTCCTGCATTTATTTTAGATGCTTTGATTGCAGTTAATTTGATAATAAGTCTTTTAGTTATGCTTATTGTCCTTTATTCTAAACGTTCACTTGATTTTTCAGTTTTTCCAACGCTTTTACTTGTGATGACTATTTTTGGTCTTGTTTTAAATATTTCTTCTACTAGGTTAATTTTGATAAAAGGAATAAGTTTTGATGGTCAAATGATAAGGGCCTTTGGAACATTTGTTGTTGGAAGTTCTGGAACTCAAGGTCTCTTTGTTGGTTTTATAATATTTCTTATTATAATTGCAGTTCAATTTATTGTTATCACTAAGGGTGCTACAAGAGTTGCTGAAGTAGCCGCTCGTTTTGCTCTTGATGCTCTTCCTGGAAAACAGATGGCTATTGATTCTGCCTATAGTTCTGGAAATTTAACAGAAGAGGAAGCTACAAGGCAGAAAAATGATTTGCAGGCTGAAGTAAATTTTTATGGTGCTATGGATGGTGCTTCTAAATTTGTATCAGGCAATGTGAAGGTTGGATTTTTAATAACGCTTATAAATATTCTTGGGGGACTTATAATAGGGGTTACTCTTCAAGGACTTAGTTTTAGCGATGCGGTTAATAATTATGTGTCTTTGACTGTTGGGGATGGACTTGTGTCTCAGCTTCCAGCGTTGTTAATTTCAACAGCAACAGGTCTTATTGTTACTAGATCGATATCAAAGAATAGTTTTGGAGTAGAGATTATTGAACAATTTACTTCTTATTCAGGAATTTATTGGATTGTATCTGGGTTTTTATTATTTTTGGCATTTCTTCCAGGGTTCCCTACATTAACACTTATTCTTTTAGGTGTGTTGATGGTCTTTTTAGCTTATTCACTGTCTAACTTAGATAAGAATAGGGAACTTCATGAGAGACAAAAAGCCGAAGAGCAAATATTAAGTTATGCTGATAAGGAGATTGCTCCTGTAGTGCCACTAGATCCATTGGCTTTAGAGATTGGATATAATCTTGTTCCAATAGTTGATGATTCAAAGACCTCAGAACTTCTTGATCGTATTGTGAAAATACGTCGTGAAATTGCTCTTGAATTGGGAATAGTTGTGCCTAAGATTAGAATAGTGGATAATATGCGACTTGAACCAAATGAGTATTCATTTAAGCTTAGGGGAGTAGAGATTGGCCATGGGGAAATTAAGTTGGGTAAATTTTTGGTTATAAATGTGGGATCTGATTCTGGTATTGAAGGAGATCTTACAAAAGATCCTTCATTTGGACTTCCATCTCTTTGGGTAAATGACAATGGGAGGGAAATTGCTGAAAAATTGGGTTATACTGTAGTTGATCCTCCTTCAATTATTGCTACTCATATGACTGAGCTTATTAAGAGGCATGCTTATGAGATTTTGACACGTCAAGATGTTCAAAATATTCTTGACATTTTTAAAAAAGATTATGGAGCTATTGTTGAAGAAGTTTTAAAGAATTTTTCAGTGGGAGAGATTCAAAGAGTGTTACAAGGTCTTTTAAAAGAACAAGTCTCAATACGTAATTTAGTTACAATTTTTGAAACAATAGCAGACTTTACGAGTATTACTAAAGATACATTTTTTTTAATTGAAAAATGTAGACAAGCAATTGGAAGGCAGATAGTTAGTGGATATTTAAATTCTAATTTAGAACTTAATGTGATAACAATAAATCCAGAATTTGAGCAAAAAATAATTGATTCACGATTTGAGACCAATAACGATCTTATAAGTTCTCTTGAGCCAAATTTAAAGACTAAATTTATTTATGAACTTTTTAGACTTGTAAATGAGGTTCAATCACAAGGATATTATCCTGTTATACTATCGAGTGAATCTGCACGACCTGTAATAAGGGTCTTAACCAGTAGAGAACTTCCAGATATTGTTATTATATCTGTTTTAGAGGTTCCTAAAAATGTTAAAGTTAATGTGCTTAAAACAGTAGAGGTTGAAGAGTAG
- the fliL gene encoding flagellar basal body-associated protein FliL, with translation MPERDNGSIDVGGADNKRMGLLPDIIIKILQILAIGLFTVVIMIIVAYFVSKMVVSQSGAPNNFPIFSNEYLGKPPMLIWYESIDEIRGTTQDTPPKTFVIKLALGYAENNVNILSELGRQKVRLKDIIREYFSQRTGQEIKNESQIKAEIKARINSILRNGEIKEIALTQIDIFDM, from the coding sequence ATGCCTGAGAGAGATAATGGTAGTATAGATGTAGGTGGTGCGGATAATAAAAGAATGGGCTTGCTACCTGATATTATAATAAAAATTTTGCAAATATTAGCAATAGGACTATTTACTGTTGTTATTATGATAATAGTTGCTTATTTTGTTTCTAAGATGGTAGTAAGTCAAAGTGGGGCACCTAATAATTTTCCAATTTTTTCTAATGAATATTTGGGCAAACCCCCTATGCTTATATGGTATGAAAGCATAGATGAAATTAGGGGAACTACTCAAGATACTCCTCCAAAGACTTTTGTAATAAAACTTGCGTTAGGTTATGCTGAGAATAATGTAAATATTTTAAGTGAGCTTGGAAGACAAAAAGTTCGGTTAAAAGATATTATTAGAGAATATTTTAGTCAAAGAACAGGACAAGAGATAAAGAACGAAAGTCAGATTAAGGCGGAAATTAAGGCTAGAATTAATAGTATTCTTCGAAATGGTGAAATAAAAGAAATAGCATTAACACAAATTGATATTTTTGATATGTGA
- the fliR gene encoding flagellar biosynthetic protein FliR, which translates to MNMNFLVLKSFVILPVFVRIFLFLRFSPFFATIRMSYLNFFFALILSIIVVDKINIVYPLDSLIAFTLILAGEAILGLIQAFFVSIIFSVFHLLGFFFSNQMGLAYANIFDVFAEEDNLVISQIFTCLFLLLFLSNNVLLRFFMIGVHDSVLNVRVENMVNIKSYEFIKLIFYSFAILFEKALIIALPILGVLLLLYLILAILSKTSPQINLLMISFAVSLGLGLIILYIGFPSLVMSVKRVIELALESMSNALNLFSETLK; encoded by the coding sequence ATGAATATGAATTTTTTAGTTTTAAAATCTTTTGTGATCCTGCCTGTGTTTGTTAGAATTTTTCTTTTTCTAAGGTTTTCACCTTTTTTTGCAACTATAAGAATGAGTTATTTAAATTTTTTCTTTGCTTTAATTTTGTCTATTATTGTTGTAGATAAGATAAATATTGTTTATCCTTTAGATAGTTTGATTGCATTTACGTTGATATTGGCAGGAGAAGCCATTTTAGGTCTTATTCAGGCTTTTTTTGTAAGCATAATTTTTAGTGTTTTTCATTTACTTGGATTTTTTTTCTCAAATCAGATGGGTCTTGCTTATGCAAATATTTTCGATGTTTTTGCAGAAGAGGATAATTTGGTAATATCTCAAATATTTACTTGTCTTTTTTTGCTTTTATTTTTATCAAATAATGTTTTGTTGCGTTTCTTTATGATTGGAGTGCATGATTCTGTTTTAAATGTTAGAGTTGAAAATATGGTTAATATAAAGAGTTATGAATTTATTAAGTTGATATTTTATTCTTTTGCTATTCTTTTTGAAAAAGCTTTGATAATTGCTCTTCCAATATTGGGAGTTCTTTTACTTTTATATTTAATTTTAGCTATACTTTCAAAGACTTCTCCCCAGATTAATTTATTAATGATTAGTTTTGCAGTTTCTTTGGGATTGGGATTAATTATTTTATATATTGGTTTTCCAAGTTTGGTGATGTCTGTTAAGAGAGTAATTGAACTTGCTTTAGAATCTATGAGTAATGCTTTAAATTTATTTTCTGAGACCTTAAAATGA
- the fliM gene encoding flagellar motor switch protein FliM — translation MAGNPGALSQDDIDSLLESINSSDNLSSDDSLSNIISSPMGKKQKIKVYDFKRPDKFSKEQVRTVSSFHEAFARYTTTSLSALLRKMVHVHVASVDQLTYEEFIRSIPNPTTLAIINMDPLKGSAIFEVDPTIAFAIVDRLFGGDGDTIKDKSRDLTEIEQSVMESVIIRILANMREAWSQVVDLRPRFGHIEVNPQFAQIVPPTEMVILVTLEVKIGKVEGLMNFCLPYITIEPIVSKLSTRYWHSLIGVGTTSENLDILREKLENTDMLLVAEIGEVKLKVREILSLAKGDVLNLENSPIDKDLILKVGTKQKFKCRMGLVGNKISVQVTEKVGEVEDFDLLKELTEEVE, via the coding sequence ATGGCAGGTAATCCGGGAGCATTATCACAAGATGATATAGACAGTCTTTTAGAATCTATTAATTCATCTGATAATTTATCATCAGATGATTCGCTTTCTAATATCATATCTAGTCCTATGGGCAAGAAACAGAAAATTAAAGTTTATGATTTTAAAAGACCAGACAAATTCTCAAAAGAGCAAGTAAGGACAGTGTCAAGTTTTCATGAAGCATTTGCAAGGTATACTACAACTTCACTCTCAGCACTTTTGAGGAAGATGGTTCATGTACATGTAGCTTCAGTTGATCAGTTGACTTATGAAGAGTTTATTAGATCTATTCCAAATCCTACTACTTTAGCAATAATTAACATGGATCCTCTTAAGGGTTCTGCTATATTTGAGGTTGATCCAACCATTGCGTTTGCAATAGTTGATAGACTTTTTGGAGGAGATGGAGATACTATTAAGGATAAGAGTAGAGATTTAACAGAAATAGAACAGTCTGTCATGGAAAGTGTTATTATCCGTATACTTGCTAACATGAGAGAAGCTTGGTCGCAGGTAGTGGATCTTAGGCCTCGTTTTGGGCACATAGAGGTTAATCCTCAATTTGCGCAAATAGTTCCTCCAACAGAAATGGTTATTTTAGTAACTCTTGAAGTTAAGATAGGTAAAGTTGAAGGGCTTATGAATTTTTGTTTGCCTTATATTACAATAGAGCCTATTGTATCTAAGCTTTCAACAAGATATTGGCATTCTTTAATTGGTGTGGGCACTACTAGTGAAAATCTTGACATCCTTAGAGAAAAGCTTGAGAATACAGATATGCTTTTGGTGGCTGAAATCGGAGAAGTTAAATTAAAGGTAAGAGAAATATTATCCTTAGCAAAAGGTGATGTTCTTAATCTTGAAAATTCTCCAATAGATAAGGATTTAATCTTAAAGGTAGGGACTAAACAGAAATTTAAGTGTAGAATGGGTCTTGTTGGAAATAAGATTTCAGTGCAGGTTACAGAAAAAGTTGGTGAAGTAGAGGATTTTGATTTGTTAAAGGAGCTCACGGAAGAGGTTGAATAG
- the fliP gene encoding flagellar type III secretion system pore protein FliP (The bacterial flagellar biogenesis protein FliP forms a type III secretion system (T3SS)-type pore required for flagellar assembly.) yields MSKKLSFFLFLGVINFSFAQTKSLQTTTGLNFPFVDLVNYVGGGIIFPLQLLLILTIITLSPAFLVLMTSFLRIAIVLDFIRRALSLQQSPPNQVIMGLALFLTLFTMWPTFNIIYKEAYLPLQDAKIGFNEFYDRGITPLRNFMYKQMSNSKHEEIRLFMSISNYPRPKNFSEVPTHVLIASFILHELKVAFKMGILIFLPFIVIDIIVAAVLMAMGMIMLPPVMISLPFKLMLFVMVDGWTLITSGLVKSFM; encoded by the coding sequence TTGAGTAAAAAATTAAGTTTTTTCTTATTTCTTGGAGTTATAAATTTTTCATTTGCTCAAACTAAATCTTTGCAAACTACTACTGGTTTAAATTTTCCGTTTGTTGATCTTGTAAATTATGTTGGTGGTGGAATAATTTTTCCTTTGCAACTGTTATTGATATTAACTATAATAACTCTTTCTCCGGCTTTTTTAGTTTTGATGACTTCTTTTTTAAGGATAGCAATAGTATTAGATTTTATTAGAAGGGCATTATCACTTCAACAATCACCTCCTAATCAGGTAATAATGGGATTGGCTTTATTTTTAACTCTTTTTACTATGTGGCCGACTTTTAACATAATATATAAAGAAGCATATTTACCTCTTCAGGATGCAAAAATAGGTTTTAATGAATTTTATGATAGGGGAATTACTCCTCTTAGAAATTTTATGTATAAGCAAATGTCTAATAGTAAGCATGAAGAGATTAGATTGTTTATGAGTATTAGTAATTACCCCAGGCCTAAGAATTTTAGTGAAGTTCCTACTCATGTTCTTATTGCATCTTTTATTTTGCATGAGCTGAAAGTTGCTTTTAAAATGGGCATTTTAATATTTTTACCATTCATAGTAATAGACATTATTGTAGCTGCCGTTTTAATGGCAATGGGAATGATAATGTTGCCGCCTGTAATGATATCTTTACCATTCAAACTTATGCTTTTTGTAATGGTAGATGGTTGGACTTTAATTACTAGTGGGCTTGTAAAAAGCTTTATGTGA
- the fliQ gene encoding flagellar biosynthesis protein FliQ, producing the protein MTTGQIIYLIRISIENIIILSAPMLIIALIVGLIISIFQAVTSIQDQTLSFIPKIIIILLTLVIFGPWILKKLMLFAFMVFSQIQNI; encoded by the coding sequence ATGACAACAGGACAAATTATTTATTTAATTAGAATTTCCATTGAGAATATTATTATTCTTTCAGCGCCAATGTTGATTATAGCTCTTATAGTTGGTCTTATAATTTCAATTTTTCAAGCTGTTACATCTATTCAAGATCAAACACTTAGTTTTATTCCCAAGATTATTATAATACTTTTAACTCTTGTCATATTTGGTCCTTGGATTTTAAAAAAGCTTATGCTTTTTGCTTTTATGGTTTTTAGTCAAATACAAAATATATAA
- the fliN gene encoding flagellar motor switch protein FliN yields the protein MAIDDKSDISEEKPEIKGVKLPDLIDTLPEGVDPSNFGLLMDVSMQVTVELGRTERKIKDILGMSEGTIITLDKLAGEPVDILVNGKVIAKGEVVVIDENFGVRITEIIKIKNE from the coding sequence ATGGCTATAGATGATAAGAGTGATATTAGTGAAGAGAAACCTGAGATAAAGGGTGTTAAACTTCCTGATTTAATTGATACTTTGCCTGAAGGTGTTGATCCTAGTAATTTTGGTCTTTTGATGGATGTTTCTATGCAAGTCACTGTTGAACTTGGTAGAACTGAGCGTAAAATAAAAGATATACTTGGTATGTCTGAGGGGACGATCATTACACTTGATAAGCTTGCTGGTGAGCCTGTAGATATTTTGGTAAATGGCAAAGTGATAGCTAAAGGAGAGGTTGTTGTAATTGATGAAAATTTTGGTGTTAGAATTACCGAAATAATTAAAATTAAAAATGAGTAG
- the flhB gene encoding flagellar biosynthesis protein FlhB, which produces MNTRNEFLSKNWYIPLNFFASEDEGRTELPTEQKKQKAREEGQVLKSTEINIAVTLCILFAVFFFMLSYFSYELMDVFRWQASKLPEIMSISIYLLGFAYIRSMFGYVITFLLISFIVVFLINVVQVGFLITFKPIVPKWDRVSPNFSKWIKNSFGSFDAFFNLFKSLLKIAIISFIYYIMLRSNIGKISRMFEYSLEDGISVILSLAYRICFFSIIVLMGISILDYLFQRTRYIENLKMTKEEVKQERKEMEGDPLLRSKMRERMREILNANLKITVPQADVVITNPEHFAVAIKWDSNTMLAPRVLAKGQDEIAFVIKQIASENNIPVMENKVLARDLYANVDVNEEIPREYWEIVSKILVKVYSIAKKFN; this is translated from the coding sequence ATGAATACTAGAAATGAATTTTTAAGTAAAAATTGGTATATACCTCTTAATTTTTTTGCCTCAGAGGATGAGGGTAGAACTGAACTTCCTACTGAACAAAAAAAACAAAAAGCAAGAGAAGAGGGGCAAGTATTAAAATCAACTGAAATTAATATAGCAGTTACTCTTTGCATATTATTTGCTGTTTTTTTCTTTATGTTATCTTATTTTTCTTACGAATTAATGGATGTTTTTAGGTGGCAGGCTAGTAAGCTTCCAGAGATAATGTCGATTAGTATTTATTTATTGGGTTTTGCATATATTAGATCGATGTTTGGATATGTTATTACATTTCTTTTGATATCGTTTATAGTTGTTTTTTTAATTAACGTTGTGCAAGTTGGTTTTTTGATAACCTTTAAACCTATAGTTCCCAAGTGGGATAGAGTAAGTCCAAATTTTTCAAAGTGGATTAAAAATTCTTTTGGTTCATTTGATGCTTTTTTTAATTTATTTAAAAGTTTATTAAAAATTGCTATAATATCTTTTATATATTATATAATGCTAAGAAGTAATATAGGTAAAATCTCAAGAATGTTTGAATATAGTCTTGAAGATGGTATTTCTGTTATATTAAGTCTTGCTTACAGAATATGTTTTTTTTCAATAATAGTATTGATGGGCATTAGTATATTGGATTATCTTTTTCAAAGAACTCGTTATATTGAAAATTTGAAAATGACAAAAGAAGAGGTAAAGCAAGAGAGAAAAGAAATGGAAGGAGATCCTCTGCTTCGTTCTAAAATGAGGGAGCGAATGAGAGAGATTTTGAACGCTAATTTAAAAATAACGGTTCCTCAAGCGGATGTAGTAATTACGAATCCGGAACATTTTGCTGTTGCTATTAAGTGGGATAGTAATACTATGTTAGCACCAAGGGTGCTTGCGAAGGGGCAAGATGAAATTGCATTTGTAATTAAACAAATTGCCAGTGAGAATAATATTCCTGTGATGGAAAATAAGGTTCTTGCAAGGGATCTTTATGCTAATGTTGATGTTAATGAAGAAATTCCAAGAGAATATTGGGAAATTGTTTCTAAAATTCTTGTGAAAGTGTATTCTATTGCTAAAAAATTTAATTAG
- a CDS encoding flagella biosynthesis regulatory protein FliZ, whose protein sequence is MSRLTLFKFVFLIFFIFFLKNLFAQEDEVDLNISSSRLESEVNLPIFEGDKANLNNKDIQNISLFNISDLVTIFLFFLFFLICIFLFKKMILNHKKVKNGYKSDFIRELVFYEIDNKNSVRVINILGNVYVFLISSNSSILLREIKQGEELDNLKFELNKAKSLSDITSFKSVFNKVLRKNRKDELLFDETEYAALENDIETSLKSKQDRLKKF, encoded by the coding sequence ATGAGTAGATTAACTTTATTTAAATTTGTGTTTTTAATTTTTTTTATATTTTTTTTAAAAAATTTGTTTGCACAGGAGGATGAAGTTGATTTAAATATTTCTTCTTCTAGATTAGAGAGTGAGGTTAATTTACCGATATTTGAGGGTGATAAGGCTAATTTGAATAATAAAGATATACAAAATATATCTCTTTTCAATATTTCAGATTTAGTTACTATATTTTTGTTTTTTCTTTTTTTTCTTATTTGTATCTTTTTGTTTAAAAAAATGATTCTAAATCATAAGAAAGTTAAAAATGGTTATAAATCAGATTTTATAAGAGAGCTTGTTTTTTATGAAATAGACAATAAAAATTCTGTAAGGGTTATCAATATACTAGGTAATGTTTATGTATTTTTAATATCAAGTAATTCTTCTATTTTGCTAAGAGAGATTAAACAGGGTGAAGAACTAGATAATTTAAAATTTGAGCTTAATAAAGCTAAAAGTCTTAGTGATATAACTTCATTTAAGTCAGTTTTTAATAAAGTATTGCGTAAGAACAGAAAAGATGAATTATTGTTTGATGAGACTGAGTATGCGGCATTGGAGAATGATATTGAGACTTCTTTAAAAAGCAAACAAGATAGGCTGAAAAAGTTTTAG